One window from the genome of Diorhabda sublineata isolate icDioSubl1.1 chromosome 10, icDioSubl1.1, whole genome shotgun sequence encodes:
- the LOC130449339 gene encoding probable cytochrome P450 6a14, whose product MVISIWVYLITTIITLIYFYSKRKYSYWKDRNVYYIEPEFPFGNVGPVIKRQKPTIEFIQTIYDEIKSRKKMFGGMYSFFSPQFIPVDLDLVKCIMQKDFVHFPNRGMLIDEKNDPLSGHLFNLEDEKWRNLRAKLTPTFTSGKMKMMFQTMLDCTEGLNELLVESARKKEPVDIKETLACFTTDVIGSVAFGIEINSMKNPDSDFRKYGKKIFTSSWKTIIKFSLLRLLPKWLTTMLKIKVFEKDTETFYMNLVKDTIAYREKNNVYRKDFMHLLIQLKNIGKISENDDDPTLIHKNTENQQALTLNEIAAQSFVFFIAGFETSATTMTFALLELAQRQDIQDKLREDINEVLARHDNEITYEAIMEMTYLEKVVLETLRKHPPLTTLPRICTKSYKIPNSNLVLEAGTRVVVPVYCIQRDPEYYPDPENFDPERFNEENKSKRNQFAYMPFGEGPRTCIGLRFGKLQAKVGLCSVLKNYKVTLNEKTQLPIKYDIGFIASVKGGAWLNLEKIK is encoded by the exons atggtAATCAGTATTTGGGTGTATCTTATCACAACAATAATAACTTTGATCTATTTCTattcaaaacgaaaatattCTTATTGGAAAGATCGAAACGTATATTATATTGAACCGGAATTTCCTTTCGGAAATGTGGGACCGGttataaaacgtcaaaaaccgactatagaatttattcaaacaatttaCGATGAAATAAAATCTCGTAAAAAGATGTTTGGTGGAATGTATTCGTTCTTTTCACCGCAATTTATACCAGTCGATTTAGATTTGGTCAAATGTATCATGCAAAAAGATTTTGTTCATTTCCCGAACCGCGGTATGTTAATTGACGAAAAGAACGATCCTCTTAGTGGACATCTTTTCAATTTGGAAGACGAAAAATGGAGAAATCTTAGAGCAAAACTAACGCCAACGTTCACTTCGG GTAAAATGAAGATGATGTTCCAAACCATGCTAGATTGTACGGAGGGTTTGAATGAACTGTTAGTAGAATCTGCACGCAAGAAAGAACCGGTCGACATTAAAGAAACGCTAGCTTGCTTTACAACCGACGTTATTGGATCAGTAGCGTTCGGTATAGAAATAAACAGCATGAAAAACCCCGATTCGGATTTCAGAAAATACGGTAAAAAGATATTTACCAGTTCAtggaaaacaataattaaattctCTCTTCTCCGCTTACTACCAAAATGGTTGACGACAATGTTGAAGataaaagttttcgaaaaagatACAGAAACTTTTTATATGAATCTCGTTAAGGACACTATAGCTTACAGAGAAAAAAACAACGTTTACCGAAAAGACTTCATGCATTTACTTATACAGctgaaaaatattggaaaaattagtgaaaacgaTGACGATCCGACGCTAATTcacaaaaatactgaaaatcAACAAGCTTTGACTTTGAATGAAATAGCAGCTCAAtctttcgtattttttataGCTGGTTTTGAAACTTCAGCCACTACAATGACTTTTGCTTTATTAGAATTAGCTCAACGTCAAGATATCCAAGATAAACTTAGAGAAGATATAAACGAAGTACTTGCACGGCATGATAATGAAATTACTTACGAAGCCATCATGGAAATGACGTACTTAGAGAAAGTAGTACTAG AAACTCTCAGGAAACATCCTCCTCTAACTACATTACCCAGGATTTGTACTAAATCGTATAAAATTCCAAATAGTAATTTAGTATTAGAAGCTGGTACTAGAGTCGTCGTTCCCGTATATTGTATCCAAAGAGATCCAGAATATTATCCGGATCCGGAAAATTTTGATCCAGAAAGATTCAACGAAGAAAACAAAAGCAAGAGAAATCAATTCGCTTATATGCCGTTCGGTGAAGGACCCAGAACGTGTATAG GTTTACGATTTGGCAAACTGCAAGCGAAAGTAGGATTATGTAGTGTGCTGAAGAATTACAAAGTTACTTTGAACGAAAAAACCCAGCTGCCTATCAAATACGATATAGGTTTCATCGCGTCCGTAAAAGGTGGAGCTTGGCTCAAtctcgaaaaaataaaataa
- the LOC130449342 gene encoding probable cytochrome P450 6a20 isoform X1 has protein sequence MLPLLVLIVILAVYLYIKWIYSHWKRTGLQQIEPNFLYGNVKNTILGRISIGDLYKNFYAEFKSMGLKHGGVYEFLTPAYVPIDTEIIKCILQKDFNHFMNHGEYVNEELDPLTGHLLALENERWKKLRGKLTPTFTSGKMKMMFPTMVTCTEGLIDILKDYAKIQDGVDIKDVLQRFTTDIIGSAAFGLDCNSLKDPNSEFMEFGRKIFRGSRIRSLKRMICNNLPKSFLSFIRFKRTDRSIEDFFMGVVRSTVDYRESNNIHRRDFMHLLLQLKNRGKVTEDESIFPNGDEKGDHFLTFNEVAAQCFVFFLAGFETSSTTMTFVLLELAKRQDLQDKLREEIKTVIQRHNNKITYEGIMEMSYLDKVVNETLRLHPPAPLTGRVCNAAYRIPNTDVIIQKGDKIRISILGIHRDPEYYPDPDTFDPERFNEENKAKRPNFSFLPFGEGPRICIGEFIISIKGKQEKRHLQNYFRRKNYIDSLEIDDLILYLVQRSLVNSINHFNETIYQ, from the exons ATGCTTCCACTATTAGTATTAATTGTAATACTAGCagtttatttatacataaaatgGATTTATTCCCATTGGAAAAGAACAGGACTACAACAAATAGAACCAAATTTTTTATACggaaatgttaaaaatacaattttgggAAGAATTAGTATCGGcgatttgtataaaaacttttacGCTGAATTCAAATCAATGGGATTAAAACATGGAGGCGTTTACGAATTTCTAACTCCGGCTTACGTACCAATCGATAcggaaattataaaatgtattttacaaaaagattttaatcattttatgaACCATGGTGAGTATGTTAACGAAGAATTAGATCCCCTCACCGGGCATCTTTTAGCTTTGGAAAACGAAAGATGGAAGAAACTGAGAGGAAAACTCACACCTACATTTACATCAG GTAAAATGAAGATGATGTTTCCAACAATGGTAACATGTACTGAAGGTTTAATAGATATCCTTAAAGATTATGCTAAAATTCAAGATGGTGTAGATATCAAGGACGTGCTACAGAGATTTACGACCGACATAATAGGTTCAGCAGCTTTTGGTTTGGATTGTAACAGTTTGAAAGACCCCAATTCCGAATTTATGGAATTTGGCAGGAAAATATTTAGAGGCAGTAGAATTAGGAGTTTGAAACGAATGATTTGTAATAATCTACCAAAAAGTTTTTTGTCGTTTATAAGATTTAAACGAACCGACAGATCTATAGAAGATTTTTTCATGGGAGTTGTTAGAAGTACGGTCGATTATAGAGAAAGCAACAACATACATCGTAGAGACTTTATGCATTTATTACTGCAGCTCAAAAACAGAGGAAAAGTTACTGAAGATGAAAGTATTTTTCCTAATGGAGACGAAAAAGGAGATCACTTTCTAACGTTCAACGAAGTTGCTGCTCAATGTTTCGTCTTCTTTTTGGCTGGTTTCGAAACTTCTTCAACAACAATGACGTTTGTTCTACTGGAATTAGCTAAACGTCAAGATCTTCAAGATAAATTGagagaagaaataaaaaccGTCATCCAAAGacacaataacaaaataacttaCGAGGGTATAATGGAAATGAGTTATTTAGATAAAGTTGTTAATG AAACGTTACGTCTCCATCCACCTGCACCACTCACCGGAAGAGTATGTAATGCTGCATATAGAATCCCCAATACAGACGTCATCATTCAAAAAGGAGATAAAATAAGAATTTCCATCTTGGGTATTCATAGAGATCCCGAATATTACCCGGACCCTGATACGTTTGATCCGGAGAGATTTAACGAAGAAAATAAAGCTAAGAGAccaaatttttcgtttttaccGTTCGGTGAGGGTCCAAGGATTTGCATCGGTGAGTTTATCATCTCTATTAAAGGTAAACAAGAGAAACGACatctccaaaattattttcgtcGTAAAAACTATATTGATAGTTTAGAAATTGATgacttaattttatatttagtcCAGAGGTCTTTAGTTAATTCGATTAACcattttaatgaaacaatttatcaataa
- the LOC130449342 gene encoding cytochrome P450 6a2-like isoform X2, with the protein MLPLLVLIVILAVYLYIKWIYSHWKRTGLQQIEPNFLYGNVKNTILGRISIGDLYKNFYAEFKSMGLKHGGVYEFLTPAYVPIDTEIIKCILQKDFNHFMNHGEYVNEELDPLTGHLLALENERWKKLRGKLTPTFTSGKMKMMFPTMVTCTEGLIDILKDYAKIQDGVDIKDVLQRFTTDIIGSAAFGLDCNSLKDPNSEFMEFGRKIFRGSRIRSLKRMICNNLPKSFLSFIRFKRTDRSIEDFFMGVVRSTVDYRESNNIHRRDFMHLLLQLKNRGKVTEDESIFPNGDEKGDHFLTFNEVAAQCFVFFLAGFETSSTTMTFVLLELAKRQDLQDKLREEIKTVIQRHNNKITYEGIMEMSYLDKVVNETLRLHPPAPLTGRVCNAAYRIPNTDVIIQKGDKIRISILGIHRDPEYYPDPDTFDPERFNEENKAKRPNFSFLPFGEGPRICIGARFGLLQTKVGLVSIIKNFKVTLNEKTKLPITYMPKAIISSVAGGVWLNVHEVE; encoded by the exons ATGCTTCCACTATTAGTATTAATTGTAATACTAGCagtttatttatacataaaatgGATTTATTCCCATTGGAAAAGAACAGGACTACAACAAATAGAACCAAATTTTTTATACggaaatgttaaaaatacaattttgggAAGAATTAGTATCGGcgatttgtataaaaacttttacGCTGAATTCAAATCAATGGGATTAAAACATGGAGGCGTTTACGAATTTCTAACTCCGGCTTACGTACCAATCGATAcggaaattataaaatgtattttacaaaaagattttaatcattttatgaACCATGGTGAGTATGTTAACGAAGAATTAGATCCCCTCACCGGGCATCTTTTAGCTTTGGAAAACGAAAGATGGAAGAAACTGAGAGGAAAACTCACACCTACATTTACATCAG GTAAAATGAAGATGATGTTTCCAACAATGGTAACATGTACTGAAGGTTTAATAGATATCCTTAAAGATTATGCTAAAATTCAAGATGGTGTAGATATCAAGGACGTGCTACAGAGATTTACGACCGACATAATAGGTTCAGCAGCTTTTGGTTTGGATTGTAACAGTTTGAAAGACCCCAATTCCGAATTTATGGAATTTGGCAGGAAAATATTTAGAGGCAGTAGAATTAGGAGTTTGAAACGAATGATTTGTAATAATCTACCAAAAAGTTTTTTGTCGTTTATAAGATTTAAACGAACCGACAGATCTATAGAAGATTTTTTCATGGGAGTTGTTAGAAGTACGGTCGATTATAGAGAAAGCAACAACATACATCGTAGAGACTTTATGCATTTATTACTGCAGCTCAAAAACAGAGGAAAAGTTACTGAAGATGAAAGTATTTTTCCTAATGGAGACGAAAAAGGAGATCACTTTCTAACGTTCAACGAAGTTGCTGCTCAATGTTTCGTCTTCTTTTTGGCTGGTTTCGAAACTTCTTCAACAACAATGACGTTTGTTCTACTGGAATTAGCTAAACGTCAAGATCTTCAAGATAAATTGagagaagaaataaaaaccGTCATCCAAAGacacaataacaaaataacttaCGAGGGTATAATGGAAATGAGTTATTTAGATAAAGTTGTTAATG AAACGTTACGTCTCCATCCACCTGCACCACTCACCGGAAGAGTATGTAATGCTGCATATAGAATCCCCAATACAGACGTCATCATTCAAAAAGGAGATAAAATAAGAATTTCCATCTTGGGTATTCATAGAGATCCCGAATATTACCCGGACCCTGATACGTTTGATCCGGAGAGATTTAACGAAGAAAATAAAGCTAAGAGAccaaatttttcgtttttaccGTTCGGTGAGGGTCCAAGGATTTGCATCG gTGCAAGATTCGGCCTTCTACAGACGAAAGTGGGATtagtttcaataattaaaaatttcaaagtcacTTTGAACGAAAAAACCAAACTTCCAATTACGTATATGCCAAAAGCTATTATTTCTAGCGTTGCAGGTGGCGTATGGTTAAATGTGCATGAGGTAGAATAA
- the LOC130449343 gene encoding cytochrome P450 6a8-like, with protein sequence MFLLATSFLVVLIYLYIQWIYSHWKRSGLEQIEPDFIYGNIKEIALGKISSGEHFKNLYNEFKLKGLKHGGIYEFLTPSYIPTDLEVIKCILQKDFNHFMNHGDYVNEELDPLTGHLLALEHEKWKKLRGKLTPTFTSGKMKMMFSTIAACTESLKDNLEEYARIKDCVNIKDVLVKYTTDVIGSTAFGLECNSFEDPDSKFIEFGKKIFGTGRRNFNRMVTNNLPKCILNLIGYKRNEKSIEDFFMGLVKSMVEYREKNNVYRKDFMHLLLQLKNRGKVTNDESIFPNGDENGDHFISFNEVAAQCFVFFLAGFETSSTAMTFALYELSRNQEIQDKVREEMKTVTKKHNNKITYEGIMEMHYLDKVVNETLRLHPPLPVTGRRCNATYKVPNTDVIIQKGNKVKISILGVHRDPEYYPDPDTFDPERFNRENILQRPQFAFMPFGGGPRICIGERFGLLQIKVGLTSIISNFRVTLNEKTPQPITYMPKLIISGVKGGVWLNIHEVDEE encoded by the exons ATGTTTCTGTTAGCAACATCATTTTTAGTAGTTTTAATTTATCTGTACATACAATGGATATATTCCCATTGGAAGAGGTCTGGATTGGAGCAAATAGAACCAGATTTCATATACGggaatattaaagaaatagCTTTAGGAAAAATTAGTAGCGGCGAACACTTTAAAAATCTTTACAACGAATTCAAATTAAAAGGATTGAAACACGGTGGTATTTACGAATTTCTGACTCCCTCTTATATACCAACAGATTTGGAagttataaaatgtattttacaaaaagattttaatcattttatgaATCATGGTGATTATGTTAATGAAGAACTAGATCCGCTCACAGGACATCTTTTAGCTTTGGAACacgaaaaatggaaaaaactgcGGGGAAAACTTACACCAACTTTTACTTCAG gtaaaatgaaaatgatgttCTCAACTATAGCAGCTTGTACGGAAAGTTTGAAAGATAACCTTGAGGAGTATGCTAGGATAAAAGATTGTGTAAATATAAAGGATGTGTTGGTAAAATATACTACCGACGTTATAGGGTCGACAGCTTTTGGATTAGAATGTAACAGTTTCGAAGATCCCgattcaaaatttatagaatttgggaaaaaaatttttggtacCGGTCGGAGGAATTTCAATCGAATGGTCACAAACAATTTACCGAAATGTATATTGAACCTTATAGGATACAAGCGAAACGAGAAATCCATTGAAGATTTCTTTATGGGTCTGGTAAAAAGTATGGTTGAATATAgggagaaaaataatgtttataggAAAGATTTCATGCATCTTTTACTGCAGCTTAAAAACAGAGGAAAAGTTACGAATGATGAAAGTATTTTTCCCAACGGCGATGAAAACGGTGATCATTTTATATCGTTTAACGAAGTAGCCGCTCAATGTTTCGTCTTCTTTTTGGCTGGTTTTGAAACTTCCTCAACCGCAATGACTTTTGCTTTATATGAATTATCCAGAAATCAAGAAATTCAAGACAAAGTTAGAGAAGAAATGAAAACCGTTactaaaaaacataataataaaatcacttATGAAGGGATAATGGAAATGCATTACTTAGACAAGGTCGTCAATG AAACGTTACGTCTTCATCCACCTTTACCAGTGACAGGAAGAAGATGTAATGCAACGTATAAAGTCCCCAATACAGACGTTATCATtcaaaaaggaaataaagtgaaaatttcaattttgggTGTACATCGAGATCCCGAATATTATCCAGATCCTGATACGTTCGATCCAGAACGATTTAATCGGGAAAATATTCTGCAACGCCCACAATTCGCTTTTATGCCTTTTGGAGGAGGACCCAGAATATGTATCG GTGAAAGATTCGGATTGCTACAGATAAAAGTTGGATTAACGTCTATAATTAGTAATTTTCGTGTAACTTTGAATGAAAAAACACCTCAACCGATTACGTATATGCCTAAACTCATAATTTCTGGCGTTAAGGGCGGTGTATGGCTAAACATACACGAAGTAGACgaagaataa